In the Limnochordia bacterium genome, TGTAGGAATTAGTAGCCTAACGGGAAGTGTCTGTACCTCATCGAACAGAATCACACTACTAGCAAGACGATGTAGTTTTCGACATGCAGATGGACGGTTGGAAAACAACGACTCGAGAAACTGAACACTGGTTGTGACCACGATCGGGGCATCCCAGTTTTCGGCTAATAATCGTTCCTCATTGTCTATCTTACCTTCATCGTTACTCTTAGTACCGGCTAGTGAATGATTTTCTAACACAAATGTTCGTAAGAATTCCTCATCGCCCAGCGCAGCCAAAGCTTTCCGGTATGAACCTACAGTCTGTTCGATAATCGTAAGATATGGTATGACGACCACAATCCTACGCATATAAAACAAATGAGCGTGCTTAAGGGCAAAAGCCAACATTGAAAGGGTTTTCCCGGAACCTGTAGGAGCTGTTAGCGTGAATAACCCCGGATCCATCTCGGCCGAATCTAGACAACAGTCCAACAGATCGGCCCTTATTTGGTTGATATGCTCCGATGCATCCGAGGTTGCGGCCAGTTGCTTAATGTAGTCAAGAACCATCTTCAGTGCTTTGTCTGGATTCAACGAAGGTCCTTCAGGTCTGTACTTCTTGTCACGAGGGGTTTCTGCTGCAAAGTGAGCTTCGGTCTCCATAAAATCCGCATCAACAAGTGTAGAGAAGAGCATTCGAACATCCAACATGTCTGCTGCGTCGCGTACATCGGACCACAGATAAACAGAGTCTCCAATATCCTCGGGCAGAACCAAGCCATCGCCCTCAAAACGATCGACTAGGCTCCGTAGCTCCATATCATCCATGCCAATCGTGCTTCCAGCCATACCCCGGCCCGGATCAAGCTGAACCAAAGCATCCTTAGTACCTTGCTGTAAGCCAATATGGTGGCCTTGAACAGCAAGAGCAGAAGCAATACCTAGGTGTTTATATTTCTGCAGTAGTATCCAAGCACCCGCCGTCCAATGGTCAACACCATGTGCTTCACCCTCAAGGCGTTTTGCAAACAACTCACCATATTTTCCAATATCATGTAGTAAACCAGCGGCTTCAGCTTCCTTCCCCGCTCCAAAGGAGCGGGCATATTCCGCTGCACGCTTGGCTACGTCCTGCAAATGAGAGTTCACAGAATCCTTCCGGCCTGAGCGACTATGCGAATGGGCTAGATACTCCATCTTACAGCCTCCTTGCTTCTAAGACGAACCCATCAGCCTTTGTTATACAAGACGATATTCAGTTGATTAGTAATCGTTCCGATATACTTGCGCTTTGTAAAGAGATTTTCGACATGATTATGTGTAGTTCCTGCTTTTTCTTGCCACTTCCGTTCTTGCCCGGAGCGCGTATTCCATACCCGCAGAACTCTAGTCTCATAGGAATAGGAATGATTAAAAGAGGTCTTTGGTAATGATGACCATTGCCGAAATAGAGGTTCATCAAGAACGTCAGATACTATTATTCTGTTCCTGCGATTATTCAGTTATCTACCCTGTTTTGCCGCTGTTTGCCACAGAAAGATGGTCATACTGTATCTATCAGATGCTCCCAAATAACCGATAGTCAGGAATGCCAACTGACTTCAGGGAAAACGCAGAAGACAACCTTCCAGCTCCTGCTGATTTCCCAGAAGCATTGCAGGATAACCTAACCCTGTTCCTTTAAAGCTTCCACCGGTGTAAGCCTTGCTGCCTGCAAGGCGGGGTATAGACCAAAGACAATTCCTGATAGAAGCATGATTACTACTGCCACAAACGCGGCTAGAGGATACATCCCGCCCTCAATAGGCAGGCCACCATAAAGAGCTCGCATAATAAGATCTTCAAGGACATAGCGGCTGGAAAATGCTGCAACCAATAGCCCCAAGAGGCTGCCCCATAGGGTAAGCATGCAGGACTCGGTTAGCACCCACAAAGCTATCGAGCCCTTAGAAGCACCAAGACAGCGACGCAAACCAATCTCTTTTGTCCTTTCTACCACACTTACTAGCATAATACTCAAGATTCCAATGGCACTGACGATCACGGCAACAAAAGCAAAGCCGCCAAAGAACAAGGTCATGTCTTTGATCGTTGAGCTTAGGTATTCTGTGCGTGTTTTGAAATAGTCTGCCTCTATCTCTACGTCTTCCCCATACTGCTGCTTCATAATTAAACGAGCATCATCCACCGCCGCATGGATATTTCCATCGGTTCGGATGACAACCTCCCAGAAGGTCTCCTCTCGGTGGGACCTAGCAGGTGTTGGCGTAAAGTACTCTGTTCCCAAAGGAACAATGCCATGAGGTTCCATGTAGAATACAAGGGACTGAACGGTGGTAAAGGGGGCATAGACCCCGATGATGTCATATTCGAAGACTTCAGTATCGTAGGAATTTCTCATCTTAAGCTTCTTGCCAATGGGAGAGACATCACCAAAAAGGCCCTTGGCTATCGTCTCCGAAATGAGTATTACCCGGTTCTGGGCCTTTACGTCCTCATCCAAAAAGAACTGTCCCTGGGTAATCCGCAAGTTGACTGCCCTCGCATAATCAGGGGTGGTCCCAACAATGGTCTTGATGTAATACTCCTGTTCATTAAGCTGCACGATGCTGTGCCATGTCGATCTCTCAACGTAGACCTCTTGAATGAGCGGGCTACTTTGACGCAGTAACTCCAGATCACTTTGTCTGAATTCGTTAACGGACATATCCACTGCTTGCATCGAGATGAATTCGATACCACCTGAGACCTCCCGCGTCCTTGAATCACTTGGCTCTGTCGAAACCATTCTCAACGAGGCCATGTGTTCACCATACTGATCCCTGGACTGGGCAAGATGATCCTTGGCCTGGAAGTTCAGACTCAGCACGATAATCATAATCCATGTTCCTAAGGCAATCTCCAATATAGTCAGTAGGGTCCTGAGGGGCCGGCGTTTGATTAGCCTGCCGGTAAACCTAATAGCTTCCAGCATACCCATCCTCCTTTACTCGGTCCGTAATGCATCGACAGGATCAGTCTTGGACGCCTGATAAGCTGGGTAGGCTCCGAATAAAAGGCTCGTAGCAAACGCGATGGCAATGCCGATCCCCATGGCACCTATGCCCACTGCCAACTCATTTCCGACTAGTCTTTGTAATAGTAGGACCATCCCATGGGAAAAGCCAATACCGGCCACCGCTCCAAACACACCTAACACCATAGCTTCCAAAAGAAACTGTGTAAAAATCGAGGCAGCATTAGCACCTAGCGCCTTGGAAATACCGATCTGTCGCGTACGCCGTAGTACCCGGGCCAAGAGTAGGTTTAGAATATTGATCACCGCGATCAGAAGTCCCATTGAGGCAAACAGGCCAATTACTCGCGCAATAAACCTAGTATGTTTCTTTCCTTCTTCCCAGCTTAGGTAGGCCCCTTCCACGACCATTTGGTCACCGAAATAAAGCTGGGCTGCTCTGCGAATGTTATAGTATGCTTGGCCTATGTCTATGCCTGGTTGTACCCCCACAGTAAACCAGTCCCTGCCAAAGGATACGCCCTCTGGATAAATGGACTCTAAGGGGACCATGAGCCATTGCCCGGGGTCTTCCCAGTACCGCCAATGATCCTCTCCGTAGTCCTCCTCATGGCCTTTTACCACCCCGATAATAGTAAACGACATCTCTTTGTCATCATACCTCAATAGGGGAAGAAGCTGTCCTACGGGATCCTGTTCCCCAAACACGCGCCGAGCAAGCTTATCTCCAATCACTGCTACGTTGTTCCGTGCTTCCACATCTTCCTCCAAAAACCACTGGCCGGCAATCAACTCATAGCCATAGAAGGCCGGTACATCCACAGTCATCTCCAGGATCTCAATCGAATTCTCTGGCCCTCTAAACCTCATCTCCTCCGGTAGAGCCTCCTCTGACTCCGGCAGTAGCGGACACGGGAGGGCTGTTCTCATCTCCATGAAAGCTAGGTACCCTTCGGGCAGGAGCTGTTTGAACTGAGTCAAATCCTCCAATTTTATGTTGACGGGCTCTTTATATTCCACCGGAACTACCGGGGACAATGGTGCTTCGTAGTCCCGGATTTCCCGTTGTTGAGAGACCTGAAACGTGCGGAAATAGCCCCTCTCCCACATAGACTGTTCCTGAAGGGCTATCAAAGAAAACATTGACAACACAGCGATAATCACACCAACCCCTAGACCAATGGCGAGGACAATCAGTAGTGACTCAAAAAAGCGGCGTCGGGACTGGCGCCAAGCCCACCATAGCTGGTTCTTTAGCTGCAAGATACTCACCGTCCTTTAACTTCCTCTTCCAGAGAAAACCCACATTTGTGAAGAAGCTCCAGCTGCAAAAGCTGATGATCATGCTGTGTAGACCGAATCTGCAACGCAAGCTCCTCTAGGTTAAGCTGAACCCCCCGCAATGTTAATTCGGTGATCATTCCCGCCTCAAATTGGCGCTGAAGTTTGTGTAGTTCTGTCTGTGTGTTGGCTAGCCGCTCTTCTAATCGTTGTACGGTATCCTCTAGTAAAGAAAGCTGCCTAAACAAACTTACAGTCTCTTGCTCTACACTGAACGTGGCCCTTTGGAGACTCAACTGTGCATTTTCCACTGCTAGTTCTGCCTCTTCGATTTCAAGGCCCCTTGTGGGATACAGCGCAGAAGTCGCGGTTAGGTACAGCCCATAGTCGGTGCTTTGGGGTTCCCAAGAACAGCCCAAGGATAGATTGAGATCCCAGCCTTTGGTCCTTTGTAGCTCTTGTAGCTTGCTCATAGCAGCATCCAGTGCTTCTTGTGCAGCAGATCGGGTGGAGCTATGTTGTATAGCCCTTTCCATCATTTGCTGTTGATCAAGGCTGACTGGAACAAACCCTGGATCTAGACTAGCCGGGTAAATATCCCCCAGATCCAGCAATTGCATCAAATCCTCCTGGGCCTTTTTCTTTTGGAGTTCCAATGTAGCAATCGTAGTTGTAGTTTTTTCAATCTCCTGCAAAATGCTAAAGAGCTTGCTTGACTCAGCGCTGGTTAAGAGCATACCGGTCTTTTCATCTTGGTGGTATTCGAGCATCTTTCTACGAAAAACCAATTCCCGGTCCGCCCTCTCGTACTCTACGAAAACACGGTAAACTTGCTGAATAACCTCATTTCGCGTCTTAGTAAGCGATGCGTCATCTGTAGCCGCATCGGGCTTCTTGGCAGCACGAAACAAAGCGTAGTCTACACTGAGCTCAGCGGAAGGATGGTACTGTATCCTTTCTTCTACTTGAAAGGCAATCTGCCCTTGCACACTACCGTGCTCGCCCAATGGTAATCGCAAAGACAGCTGTCCTTTTGGAATGCCTAGGCCCGAGGGACCAACGGCAATCGGTGTACTCTGAAACTGCACCACAGGCAAAATTCGTTCGGCATCGATTTTTCGTTGGGACAGTTCCCACTGCCGATAGAATAACTGTAACTCCTTGTTCCGCTGCAAAGCTAACTGGACTGCTTCAGACAAGGCTACAGGCTCTACCGCACTGACAGACCAACTTGTCACAAAAAGTGCCAAACTAACTAGCAACAACAGTATCCGACGCATCCTGTTCCTCACTCCAAACCGGCTTGGTTACCCCAATAAGTTCGAGGAAATCGTGGCTTCCCTGGCTGTGAGCCCATTTTGCCTCCTTCAAGGCACGTTCGGCATCGTTATACCTTTGCTCTTCCTGAGCAAATTCCTCATCGCTTAACAAACCCGCTTGATACTTTGCTTTCGCCGAACCTAACTCTTTTTCGGCCAGTACCAATTCCCGCTGCTTGGCCTCAATATCTTGCTCGCCATTCTTCAAGGACCAGAAGGCAGAACGTACCTGGAAATAGAGTGACTGGTTCACCTTCTCCAGGTTCAGTATGGCTTTCTCCAATTGAAGCTGGGCCTCCTCGAGCTTAACCCGGGGCGTATACTCATTATCCAGGTTTGAGACATTGACCCTTGCAGTATCCACTGCCTCTTGGGCGGCCTTTAACTCCTTACTGACAGCAAGGGCACAATCATAGGCTTCATCAAAGGAAACACTAATGGGCTCAAAATGTGGTTCAATGAATTCCGCCAAGAGGATTTTCTGGTCAAAGGGCAAACCAAGCAGTTGCCTAAACTGAAGATACTCTGTCTCCAGGTTATGTTCAGCGTTTATGTAGGCACTTTGGGCTAGGGCAATCTGGTTCTCTGCCCGGAGCAAGGCAATCTGGGGAATAAGACCGGCATTATACCGAACCCGCTCTTTCTCTAAGTTGATCTTTGCTTGATTAACGCTATCTAAGGACTTGGTCACCGTCAGTTCCGATTGCAACAGCTTATAGTAGTCGGATACAACTTTCCGGGAGATAGATGCTCTCTGTTGGGTATATTGCTCTGTAACCTTCTGCAAACTCTCTATAGCAGCAATATACATCTGCTCATCGTCCACGATCCGCGCCCGCTCCACTTCCCTTTGAGCCCAATCACAGTCAAGCCTGAGGACTCGTAAATCAAGATTGTTCTCCAGGGCAATGTCAATAGCGTCAGCCACCTTGAGTTCTAAGGTTTCAGCAAAGGTTATTGTAGTAGCACAAATAAAAACAAATAGTAATGGAAGGATCATACGTCGCATAGGACAAACCTCCGATCAATTTATTATTGAGCAAAATCCTGGAGAATGAATTCGGGAGCAAACCGCCGGGTAATTGGTGCATCTTGGGCAATCTGTCCATCCTTAAGTCGGATCAACCGTTTACCGAAGGATCCGGCCCAAGGATCATGGGTCACTAACACGATAGTAGCACCACCGTCATTGAGTTTCTGCAACAACCGCAGAATCTCATCACCCTGATCACTTGCTAGATTACCTGTGGGTTCATCGGCTAGAATTAGCGTGGGATCATTGGCCAAAGCCCGAGCGATCGCCACCCGCTGTTGTTCACCACCGGACAACTGATTTGGATAGTGATGGAACCTGTGGGCAAGCCCCATCATATCCAGGAGTTCCTGTGCCCGCTTGGCCGATTCGCCTTTAGGTTTTCCAGCATACATCATCGGCACTTCCACATTTTCCAGGGCACTTAACTCGGGAAAAAGATTGTACCCTTGGAAAATGAAACCGAAATGGCGATTGCGGATTCTGGAAAGCTCCTTGTCACTTAGCTCCGTAATATCAACATCCTCCAGCAAATAGGCACCACTTGTTGGTTGGTCAAGGCCACCAAGTATATGCAACAGGGTGGATTTACCCGATCCCGAAGGACCCATTACCGATAGGAATTCGCCCCTTTGGATCGACAAATCTACCTCCGAGAGAGCTCTCACTTCCACCTCACCACGATAGTAGCACTTGCTTACCGAATCAAGTCTGATCATTGCATGCGCCCTCCTTCGGGATTTACCAAAATCTCCTCATACTGTCTATATTCATCATAGGAGCTGGTAATTACTTTCTCCCCTGCTTCGATACCCTCCAAAACCTGAACATAGTTGCCCTCCATAATCCCGAGGCGTACATCCTTTCTAAGCGCCTTATCCCCTTGGAGCACGTAGACAAACATTCTCTGACCACTCACTAGATAGGGCCCCCGGGGTAGGCATAGGCTGTTGGGATGGTTCCTGACATGGATATCCACAATGGCACTACTACCGGGACGCAACTCCTCGGCTGAACCGTCAATCTCCACCCGTACAACCACCGTGGGGCTCTCCCCTTTGGTATCAGCAGAGGGAGCGATGTAGGTAATATGACCGGATAGTAACGCCGAGCCAACAGCGATACTACAAGTCTGTCCTTCAGATAGACGATCAGCTTGGGTGCTGGTAACCTTAATTTCAACAATCTGGTCCGTCACATCCGCAATTCGACCGATTATTTTGTTGGCTGGCACCTCTTGGTTCAGACTGACTTCCAAGCCTAGGATCCGACCGTCTATCGGTGCGTAGACCATTAGGCCCTCAATTGCTCGTTCTATCTGCTCCAGCTCCGTCTCGGCAATCTTCACGTTTACCTCGGCATTGTCAATGCTTGCTTCAGCCCTTCGCGTCTTTACCTCTAGTTGCTTTGTGGCCTGCTCTAGATTGCGTTGGGCCTCTCCAAGAGCTTTTTGGGCATCTTGGACTTCCTTTTCGGATATGGTGCCGTACTGAAAGAGTTGCTGTAACAGATCTATCTTTTCCTGAGCATCGATGACTTTTTGTTCCCCATCACGTAGGGCCTGTTCAGCCAAAAGCAGGTCCGCTTCCGCATCATATTGGGCTGTGGCCAATTCGAACTCCATCTGATTTAGCTTTCGTAATCCTTCATCCCGCTGCTTCAGGAGTCTTGCTGACTCCATAACCAAGATCGGCTCACCCGCGAAAACATCCTGGCCCTCTTGCACCAATATCTGACCAATGACCCCTTCCGCCAACGTATGAATCTCCTTAACCTTACGGGGCTGGAGACTTCCTACTACGCTAAAGGTCTCAGTGAAATCCCTGGTTTCTACTACGGCGTAGGAGTAGTATTCGAGAAGAAAATCCTCTTCCTTGGGTTTGAAGAAGTAATAGGTGCCTACAACGATGGCAACAAGAAAGGCTACTACGAATAGTAATAGGCCGAGTTGTGAGTTTTTACGTCGCTTCTTAGGACGTGATACGATAATCTTCTCTTCCAAGCTTCCCCACCTCTTTTTTCAAACTACGGACCGGAAGCTGATCACTGAAGATGAGCCATAAAGACCATCTATTCTTCATCCTTAGCCAGTTCTTCGAGGACCTCATCCAGTGAGACCCCTCCATCAGCAAGATCCATTGTGCCAACCATCGCACTTATTGCTTCGAGATCATCAATCAATTCTAGGAAGTCCTCGAAGTTAAGAATAATGGCCATAGGCTTGTCCAATTCATCGTCGGCAACAGTCACGCAAACACCACGCTCAGCCACCCGGCCCATCACCTGATCAAGGCGCGTCCTAAACTGATGGTAATCTAGTTTACCAATTTCCTCAAAACGCTCTGTCCACATTAATGGCATCCCTTCCATCAAGATAATATTCCGTCTTAACTAAAATACTCCTGCTCAAACCTTGGTATTCACCAAGTATTACCAGAAACCCTTTCTGCTATTACGTCTGAGTGCCGCAAATGTCATTCGGATTAGACCAAAAACCAAGATCACCATTCCGATGAAGCGTAGCATAGAAAGGATGCTCACCACAAAGGAGAGCAATGCACCAAAGGCACCGAGTATTCCCTGAGCAACGAGGGTGCCGGTAAGGATTGCTGCTCCAACTAATAAAGAGGGCAAGCCTGTGAAATTACGGAAATTCATCTTCATCCCCCCATTATCCTTCTTAACTACATTAATATGCTGGAGGAAGAAGAGGTGTGCAGCATAATCCTTTACTCCGTTACCGCAAACCCTACGTTTATCTAAACCTAAGTCCCGTTGATAGAACAGAATCACTAACAGCACGTTCCATTGTAGCATAGAGATGTTAATTAACTGTTAAATAGGGAAGCGCGTTGGAGGAAGGAAAAACTGCAACTCTCACCAAAGCCACTCTTCCTGTATACCATAACGAGCAGCCCGTTAACTACCCACAGTTGGAGCCCTTCAAGGATCACGTACAATATCGCAGCTTCCACCTTAATCACCGTCTTTGCAGATCTCTGCCGCCCGGGACTACATCCCATGGTCTACAAGGGCAAATTACAACCGAGACAATGGTACTGGCTATTTGTTCCAAACCGAACATGAAATATGGGTTTTGCCGTTCTTAATATAACACAAATACCTACGTGATCAAAAGGTTTGTAGCTTCCATTGCCAAAGGACACCCTCGGTGTTAGAATCATCTTGAGGACATCAAGAAGGGGTTTTATCGTGAAGCAGAAAGCTGTCGTGGTCAAACAACTTGCCGAAGGGCAGTTGCTAGTACGGGGAGAACGGTTAGAAGCCTGTGGACACAACTGTCAGGAATGCAGTGGTTGTCCAAGCACCGTAACCTTGACTCCAGTGCTTGATACCACCGGTGCCAAACCGGGAGATCGGGTATTGATAGAACTGCCGGGAACTACCGTATTGCCGAGATTGGCCTTTGTGTTGTTTTTCCCAATGGTGCTCGGTCTAGTAGGTTATTCCCTTGGTCATTACCTGTTCACACAAAGGACTACCCTCCTTACGATATTGTTCGTCATCTTCGGTTTCCTTTGCGTTTGGATTAGGGAACATTACTATGCCGCTCCTTTAGTGGTACGGGTTGTCAGGAAGCTCTAACGGTTAAAGGGGCCGATGGCCAATAGACGTCGATACATATTTTGTCCGGAGGCCGTAGCAAGTAACAAAAGCAGATACGTAAGAATAATCGTAATACCCGCCACGATCAAACCTGGAAGCAGGCTCTCTTTAAGTAGGGAGAATACCAGAAGACCCGCAATCCCTGCGGCTGCAGCTGCAAGGGATGGGGCTAACACCGCCCCCACCCAGTTCAGCCCTAAGGAGCAAATTCGGTTAATGCTAATCAAGTTTAATACAGCGCCCACCGTAAAGTTGATCACTGAAGCCATCGCCGCCCCCCGGATCCCCAGAGGGGAAGCCGCGAGAAAGTAAACAGCCAGGGTATCGGCACCTAGACCACACATGTAGTTGCGCAAGGAAATCCCGGGTTTGCCCAAACCTTCGAGGATACCTTGGGATGTCTGTCTTAAATACGCGAAGGGACCACCTAAGGCAACAATTGCGGCAATCATTGCCGCTTCGGGCTGAGCATAGACTAGCTGACAGATTGGTCTCGCAAGACTCACCAAGGCCGCCACAAAAGGTAAGCCCGTGACAATGCTAGTCTCAAGTGACGACTTGATCCGGTACTGAACCATGGCCCAGTCCCCTTTCGCACAGGCAGCAGAAATGCTTGGCACCAAGTTCCGAGATAGGGAGAAGCTAATGATATTTGGCAGAAACACAAGGGGAATGGCAACACCCATCAGTAAGCCGAATTGCTCAGTGGCTTGGGGTACGGAAAGTCCGGAGAACTGCAGTCTTGCCGGGATTAGGAGTAGGTTAAAGGTCAAACTGGCTGAACTCACCAATTTCCCTACGGCTACCGGCCACGCCAACTTCACGACCCGGTCCAAGGATACAGATTGAATCACTCCTTTGGTCAAGGTGGCTTTCCGATCGATCAAGTACATCATACTCAGAATAAGTGCAAGAACAATCCAGCTAGCAAACATGCCGATGGCGATGGCTTGAGCAGCAAAGACAGTATCGGCTCCTCTGGAGAAATACACTAAACCCAAGGTGACTCCGGCAAAGGTAAGCTGCTCCATTACCTGGGCAAACCCAAGACTAAGCATCAGCTTGCGTCCTTCAAAATATCCTTCAAGGAGAGTCGCTACGGGTCCGATTACCAAGCAAGGCGCCAGGGTCCAAGCTACCTTACCGGCCCGGGGATCACTAAAGGCTATCTTGGAGAAGGGACCTAAGGCAACCCACAGACCGACGATAGAAAGAAGGCTGGTAGTTAAGGTAATTCTTAGACATTTACTGAGTAATCGATGGGCCTTTGCCGGATTATTTGTGGCAAACTCCTCCGCTACCCGCACCGATAGTGCATAGGGAATTCCCGCCGTGGCCAAGGTAAACAATGTGACATAAACCGGAGCTGCCATTCGATATAAGCCCATCGCCTCACCGCCTGCCCAGCGAATAATGCAGGCAGAATAGACAAATCCAATGACTCGGTTAATGAAACCACTTAAGGTAAGCACCAATGAACCGCCAAGGAAGCTCTGCCCCGATGGGGCACCTTTCGTTGGGAGGAATCTAGAGATTAGTCTGCGCAACACTAGGATCACCCTTTTTGTAAGAGTCCATCACCTAATTCTACTCACAGACTCCACAAAACAGAACAATGATGAACCTAAGGGCGGGGAAATAGGAAAACCCCGGATCTCTCCGGGGTCAAATCCTTGAGTAAACCTATAAGCCGGGTTCTGTCTAGGATGATCATCCATCTTGGGAACCAGTTACCTGGTTCCTCTAGCGACCTAACCCGAGGGATCGGCGGGCCACCGTCTTTGCTCCCTCCTATTTGGTCTTTCTCCTGGTGGGGTTTACCAAGCCGATTAGTCACCTAATCGCTGGTGCGCTCTTACCGCACCTTTTCACCCTTACCCCTACAAGGGGCGGTCTGCTTTCTGTGGCACTATCCTTGAGGTCACCCTCACTGGGCGTTACCCAGCACCATGCCCTATGGAGCCCGGACTTTCCTCGCTTAACGCGCGATCACCCAGTTTACTCAGGGCGTATTCCTGTATCATCACCTGCATTGTAGCATATAGTCTATTCCTATGTCAAAAATCATAGAACCATCAATAGACAGTCCTCGAGTTCCAGCAGGAACCACCTAATCTGACTATTGATTATCAGTTAGATCAGAAGCCATGGTCAGTGTTTGAAGCACACTACGCTCCTTTGGAACGTAGTGGTAAACGGAGATTGC is a window encoding:
- the cas3 gene encoding CRISPR-associated helicase Cas3' is translated as MEYLAHSHSRSGRKDSVNSHLQDVAKRAAEYARSFGAGKEAEAAGLLHDIGKYGELFAKRLEGEAHGVDHWTAGAWILLQKYKHLGIASALAVQGHHIGLQQGTKDALVQLDPGRGMAGSTIGMDDMELRSLVDRFEGDGLVLPEDIGDSVYLWSDVRDAADMLDVRMLFSTLVDADFMETEAHFAAETPRDKKYRPEGPSLNPDKALKMVLDYIKQLAATSDASEHINQIRADLLDCCLDSAEMDPGLFTLTAPTGSGKTLSMLAFALKHAHLFYMRRIVVVIPYLTIIEQTVGSYRKALAALGDEEFLRTFVLENHSLAGTKSNDEGKIDNEERLLAENWDAPIVVTTSVQFLESLFSNRPSACRKLHRLASSVILFDEVQTLPVRLLIPTLATLSHLSERYGATVVFSTATQPAFGHLHQSVLEQCNRGWQPREIVPKELELAKRASRTRVVWPREEERLSFDELATAISKHRQVLAIVNVKRHAIELLDRMANTNGLMHLSTSMCPAHRTVVLEEVRKRLDKGMPCRLISTQCVEAGVDLDFPVVYRAWGPLESITQAAGRCNRHGNMEKGVVYVFRSTDGGAYPDAAYQQAANVAELVLRQNGANMDLSDETVFQEYYRLLYSIARPEIQYPDLATAIKIQDFQRVAELYRVIPQDFINVLVPYDPDVYTVLADEVRDTGLNRAWIQQARPYTVGEFRPRKDNPLLDWIEPVPIGHSGDNAHDWYIYLGPHYDQLKGLQPQDSPGFFHR
- a CDS encoding ABC transporter permease, with protein sequence MLEAIRFTGRLIKRRPLRTLLTILEIALGTWIMIIVLSLNFQAKDHLAQSRDQYGEHMASLRMVSTEPSDSRTREVSGGIEFISMQAVDMSVNEFRQSDLELLRQSSPLIQEVYVERSTWHSIVQLNEQEYYIKTIVGTTPDYARAVNLRITQGQFFLDEDVKAQNRVILISETIAKGLFGDVSPIGKKLKMRNSYDTEVFEYDIIGVYAPFTTVQSLVFYMEPHGIVPLGTEYFTPTPARSHREETFWEVVIRTDGNIHAAVDDARLIMKQQYGEDVEIEADYFKTRTEYLSSTIKDMTLFFGGFAFVAVIVSAIGILSIMLVSVVERTKEIGLRRCLGASKGSIALWVLTESCMLTLWGSLLGLLVAAFSSRYVLEDLIMRALYGGLPIEGGMYPLAAFVAVVIMLLSGIVFGLYPALQAARLTPVEALKEQG
- a CDS encoding ABC transporter permease, which translates into the protein MSILQLKNQLWWAWRQSRRRFFESLLIVLAIGLGVGVIIAVLSMFSLIALQEQSMWERGYFRTFQVSQQREIRDYEAPLSPVVPVEYKEPVNIKLEDLTQFKQLLPEGYLAFMEMRTALPCPLLPESEEALPEEMRFRGPENSIEILEMTVDVPAFYGYELIAGQWFLEEDVEARNNVAVIGDKLARRVFGEQDPVGQLLPLLRYDDKEMSFTIIGVVKGHEEDYGEDHWRYWEDPGQWLMVPLESIYPEGVSFGRDWFTVGVQPGIDIGQAYYNIRRAAQLYFGDQMVVEGAYLSWEEGKKHTRFIARVIGLFASMGLLIAVINILNLLLARVLRRTRQIGISKALGANAASIFTQFLLEAMVLGVFGAVAGIGFSHGMVLLLQRLVGNELAVGIGAMGIGIAIAFATSLLFGAYPAYQASKTDPVDALRTE
- a CDS encoding TolC family protein, whose protein sequence is MRRILLLLVSLALFVTSWSVSAVEPVALSEAVQLALQRNKELQLFYRQWELSQRKIDAERILPVVQFQSTPIAVGPSGLGIPKGQLSLRLPLGEHGSVQGQIAFQVEERIQYHPSAELSVDYALFRAAKKPDAATDDASLTKTRNEVIQQVYRVFVEYERADRELVFRRKMLEYHQDEKTGMLLTSAESSKLFSILQEIEKTTTTIATLELQKKKAQEDLMQLLDLGDIYPASLDPGFVPVSLDQQQMMERAIQHSSTRSAAQEALDAAMSKLQELQRTKGWDLNLSLGCSWEPQSTDYGLYLTATSALYPTRGLEIEEAELAVENAQLSLQRATFSVEQETVSLFRQLSLLEDTVQRLEERLANTQTELHKLQRQFEAGMITELTLRGVQLNLEELALQIRSTQHDHQLLQLELLHKCGFSLEEEVKGR
- a CDS encoding TolC family protein, producing MRRMILPLLFVFICATTITFAETLELKVADAIDIALENNLDLRVLRLDCDWAQREVERARIVDDEQMYIAAIESLQKVTEQYTQQRASISRKVVSDYYKLLQSELTVTKSLDSVNQAKINLEKERVRYNAGLIPQIALLRAENQIALAQSAYINAEHNLETEYLQFRQLLGLPFDQKILLAEFIEPHFEPISVSFDEAYDCALAVSKELKAAQEAVDTARVNVSNLDNEYTPRVKLEEAQLQLEKAILNLEKVNQSLYFQVRSAFWSLKNGEQDIEAKQRELVLAEKELGSAKAKYQAGLLSDEEFAQEEQRYNDAERALKEAKWAHSQGSHDFLELIGVTKPVWSEEQDASDTVVAS
- a CDS encoding ABC transporter ATP-binding protein; its protein translation is MIRLDSVSKCYYRGEVEVRALSEVDLSIQRGEFLSVMGPSGSGKSTLLHILGGLDQPTSGAYLLEDVDITELSDKELSRIRNRHFGFIFQGYNLFPELSALENVEVPMMYAGKPKGESAKRAQELLDMMGLAHRFHHYPNQLSGGEQQRVAIARALANDPTLILADEPTGNLASDQGDEILRLLQKLNDGGATIVLVTHDPWAGSFGKRLIRLKDGQIAQDAPITRRFAPEFILQDFAQ
- a CDS encoding efflux RND transporter periplasmic adaptor subunit, whose protein sequence is MEEKIIVSRPKKRRKNSQLGLLLFVVAFLVAIVVGTYYFFKPKEEDFLLEYYSYAVVETRDFTETFSVVGSLQPRKVKEIHTLAEGVIGQILVQEGQDVFAGEPILVMESARLLKQRDEGLRKLNQMEFELATAQYDAEADLLLAEQALRDGEQKVIDAQEKIDLLQQLFQYGTISEKEVQDAQKALGEAQRNLEQATKQLEVKTRRAEASIDNAEVNVKIAETELEQIERAIEGLMVYAPIDGRILGLEVSLNQEVPANKIIGRIADVTDQIVEIKVTSTQADRLSEGQTCSIAVGSALLSGHITYIAPSADTKGESPTVVVRVEIDGSAEELRPGSSAIVDIHVRNHPNSLCLPRGPYLVSGQRMFVYVLQGDKALRKDVRLGIMEGNYVQVLEGIEAGEKVITSSYDEYRQYEEILVNPEGGRMQ